A region of Rhodoferax potami DNA encodes the following proteins:
- a CDS encoding methyl-accepting chemotaxis protein: protein MRVFNGPQRRVNAAARKFAASLSGSFSLDPHARIDVQGRSTPALRNGARILNMDFALADEFTRATGLVATVFARDGSDFFRVTTSIRKQDGERAIGTPLDRSQPAYTDVLQGRSHTGYAIVFGKQYLTRYEPIKDSQGQVIGVLFVGLDVTSSPGMGLAASMAWRVSAVYGVVELLYLAANGQLGNLQEMGMSGFMLALLWVTTYSLMNHFVAQPLKAGHSASQRMASGDLTRQVHVGTSDDIGQVLMAMNSINVGLTLLIGKVRNASDVVAMGTNEIADGNVDLANRTEKQAGEVNSAASAVHQLTSTVAQTAEQTHKVNQLVTSVATVASSGSQVVQDVVSTMGQISTSANKINDIIALIEGIAFQTNILALNAAVEAARAGEQGRGFAVVASEVRNLAKRSSTAAHEIKDLIAASVSNVSAGSQLVEKTRESMEEITSSIAEVVRYVEGIAHASQEQSAGIESVNRSISEIDQMTQQNAALVEEAAAAAMRMRDQSHTLTDAVNTFKTPA from the coding sequence ATGCGCGTGTTCAATGGCCCCCAGCGGCGTGTCAATGCTGCTGCCCGAAAGTTTGCTGCGAGCTTGAGCGGTAGCTTTTCGCTGGACCCGCATGCGCGGATCGATGTGCAAGGCCGCTCCACGCCGGCGCTGCGCAACGGTGCTCGCATTCTCAACATGGACTTCGCGTTAGCCGATGAATTCACCCGCGCGACTGGTCTGGTCGCCACGGTGTTTGCGAGGGATGGCAGCGACTTCTTCCGCGTCACAACCTCGATTCGCAAGCAGGATGGTGAGCGCGCGATTGGCACTCCGCTGGACCGCTCGCAGCCGGCCTATACCGATGTACTGCAAGGCCGCTCCCATACCGGCTATGCGATTGTTTTCGGCAAGCAGTACCTCACCCGTTACGAGCCGATCAAGGATAGCCAAGGGCAGGTGATTGGCGTTTTGTTCGTTGGTTTGGACGTGACATCGTCGCCGGGCATGGGGCTGGCAGCCTCGATGGCCTGGCGTGTCTCAGCGGTCTACGGTGTGGTGGAACTGCTGTACCTTGCGGCAAACGGCCAGCTCGGAAATCTCCAGGAGATGGGCATGAGCGGCTTCATGCTCGCACTGCTGTGGGTGACCACCTACAGCCTGATGAATCACTTTGTGGCCCAGCCCTTGAAGGCTGGTCACTCCGCTTCGCAGCGTATGGCCTCGGGGGATTTGACACGCCAGGTCCATGTCGGCACCAGCGATGACATCGGGCAAGTGCTGATGGCTATGAACAGCATCAACGTGGGCTTGACCCTGTTGATCGGCAAAGTGCGCAATGCCTCTGATGTGGTTGCCATGGGCACCAACGAAATCGCTGATGGCAATGTCGATTTGGCCAACCGCACTGAAAAACAAGCCGGCGAGGTGAACTCCGCCGCGAGCGCTGTGCATCAACTCACCAGCACCGTGGCCCAGACGGCGGAGCAGACCCACAAAGTCAACCAGTTGGTTACCAGCGTGGCGACTGTTGCCAGCAGCGGTAGCCAGGTGGTGCAGGATGTGGTGAGCACCATGGGGCAGATATCCACCAGTGCCAACAAGATCAACGACATCATTGCCTTGATTGAAGGCATCGCTTTTCAAACCAACATCCTGGCTCTGAACGCGGCAGTCGAAGCCGCCCGCGCGGGCGAGCAAGGGCGGGGATTCGCCGTCGTGGCCTCAGAGGTCCGCAACCTTGCCAAGCGTTCATCCACGGCGGCTCACGAAATCAAGGACCTGATTGCAGCCTCGGTGAGCAACGTATCTGCGGGTAGTCAGCTCGTGGAAAAGACCCGCGAGTCCATGGAGGAAATCACCTCGTCTATTGCCGAGGTGGTCCGCTATGTCGAGGGCATCGCCCACGCCAGCCAGGAGCAAAGTGCCGGTATCGAAAGCGTGAACCGGAGCATTTCAGAAATCGACCAGATGACGCAGCAAAACGCCGCGCTGGTTGAAGAGGCCGCTGCCGCAGCCATGCGTATGCGTGATCAATCTCACACGTTGACGGATGCCGTCAACACTTTCAAGACCCCAGCCTAA
- a CDS encoding OFA family MFS transporter — MSGILDKERIIAGPGFNRWLVPPAALAIHLCIGMAYGFSVFWLPLSKALGIKEAIKCGPEVGFWAQLFTTNCDWQISTLGWMYTLFFVLLGSSAAIWGGWLERSGPRKAGVVSAVCWCGGMLISALGIYTHQFWLMLLGSGVIGGIGLGLGYISPVSTLIKWFPDRRGMATGMAIMGFGGGAMIGSPLAADLMKYFATPTDMGVMQTFVVMALIYFVFMMAGAFGYRVPETGWKPAGWNPPPAQVNNVMITQKHVHVKKVWGIPQFWLIWMVLCMNVSAGIGVIGMASPMLQEVFGGTLIGVQAKFGELDKAQLAAIATVAAGFTALLSLFNIGGRFFWASLSDKMGRKITYIVFFVLGGLMYFSVPGSAAAGSIVLFVGAFCVILSMYGGGFATVPAYLADLFGTQMVGAIHGRLLTAWATAGVLGPVVVNYMREYQLGLGIPREQVYNQTMYILVGMLVVGLICNLLVRPLDNKWFMTDAELAAEKKLAHERAAASEVGTSTGGADTIPTWVVAFAWAAVGLPLAWGVYRTLLSVAKFFA; from the coding sequence ATGTCTGGAATTCTCGACAAGGAACGGATCATCGCTGGTCCCGGCTTTAATCGTTGGCTGGTACCGCCTGCCGCTCTCGCTATTCACTTGTGCATCGGCATGGCTTATGGCTTTTCCGTGTTCTGGTTGCCACTCTCCAAAGCACTGGGCATCAAAGAAGCCATCAAGTGCGGCCCCGAAGTAGGTTTTTGGGCACAGCTCTTTACCACCAACTGCGACTGGCAAATCTCCACCCTCGGTTGGATGTACACCCTGTTCTTCGTATTGCTGGGTTCCAGCGCTGCGATCTGGGGCGGTTGGCTTGAGCGTTCGGGCCCCCGCAAGGCAGGCGTGGTGTCGGCGGTGTGCTGGTGCGGCGGTATGTTGATTTCCGCCCTCGGTATCTACACCCACCAGTTCTGGCTCATGTTGTTGGGCTCTGGCGTCATTGGCGGCATCGGTTTGGGCTTGGGGTACATCTCCCCCGTGTCCACACTGATCAAATGGTTCCCGGACCGTCGTGGCATGGCCACCGGTATGGCGATCATGGGCTTTGGTGGCGGTGCCATGATCGGCTCGCCCCTCGCGGCTGACTTGATGAAGTACTTCGCCACCCCCACTGACATGGGCGTGATGCAGACCTTCGTGGTGATGGCGCTGATTTACTTCGTGTTCATGATGGCAGGTGCCTTCGGCTACCGCGTGCCTGAAACCGGTTGGAAGCCCGCAGGCTGGAACCCCCCACCCGCGCAAGTGAACAATGTCATGATCACTCAGAAGCACGTGCATGTGAAAAAGGTCTGGGGCATCCCCCAGTTCTGGCTCATCTGGATGGTGTTGTGCATGAACGTGAGTGCCGGTATCGGCGTGATCGGCATGGCTTCCCCCATGTTGCAAGAAGTGTTCGGCGGCACCTTGATCGGTGTGCAAGCCAAGTTCGGCGAGCTCGACAAAGCCCAGTTGGCAGCGATTGCCACCGTGGCAGCCGGCTTTACTGCGTTGCTCTCGTTGTTCAACATTGGCGGCCGCTTCTTCTGGGCCAGCCTGTCCGACAAGATGGGTCGCAAGATCACCTACATCGTGTTTTTTGTGTTGGGCGGCCTGATGTATTTCAGCGTTCCCGGCAGCGCTGCCGCAGGCAGCATCGTGCTCTTCGTGGGTGCTTTCTGTGTGATTTTGAGTATGTACGGCGGCGGCTTCGCCACAGTGCCTGCGTATCTTGCTGACTTGTTCGGTACCCAAATGGTGGGCGCGATCCACGGCCGTCTTTTGACTGCATGGGCGACGGCTGGCGTGTTGGGTCCAGTGGTGGTGAACTACATGCGCGAATACCAGCTTGGCCTGGGCATTCCGCGTGAGCAGGTTTACAACCAGACCATGTACATCCTGGTGGGCATGTTGGTGGTGGGCCTGATCTGCAACCTGCTGGTTCGTCCGCTGGACAACAAGTGGTTCATGACCGACGCTGAGTTGGCTGCTGAAAAGAAACTGGCCCACGAACGTGCAGCCGCTTCTGAAGTCGGCACCAGCACTGGCGGCGCAGACACGATCCCCACCTGGGTAGTGGCATTTGCTTGGGCGGCTGTGGGCCTGCCTTTGGCATGGGGCGTGTACCGCACCTTGCTGAGCGTTGCCAAGTTCTTCGCTTAA
- the mobA gene encoding molybdenum cofactor guanylyltransferase MobA, with protein sequence MTPPGLPPQASAAAESRVLPGAAPQARDLLTEAAPAACAAAWTLSDITALVLAGGRGMRMGGVDKGLQPFQGVPLVQQALQRLAAQQAGVLAGVIVNANRNPDTYLALGEAIFGAGQVRVVPDRDTDFSGPLAGFQAGLDVCATPLMLTVPCDSPLFPLDLAQRLLAALVQTGADLAVAVAPETGRDGQVALRSQPVFCLMRTSLAPSLHDYLHRGGRKVEAWATSVQGVQVSFDAPGDDPRAFANANTLDELRQLES encoded by the coding sequence ATGACACCACCCGGCCTCCCTCCGCAGGCCTCCGCTGCGGCGGAGAGCCGGGTGTTGCCAGGCGCAGCGCCACAAGCGCGCGACCTGTTGACTGAGGCTGCCCCCGCGGCCTGTGCCGCAGCTTGGACGCTGTCTGACATCACCGCGCTGGTGCTGGCAGGCGGCCGTGGCATGCGCATGGGCGGGGTGGACAAGGGCTTGCAGCCCTTCCAGGGGGTGCCCCTGGTGCAGCAGGCCTTGCAGCGCCTCGCTGCGCAACAAGCCGGTGTGCTGGCGGGCGTCATCGTGAATGCCAACCGCAACCCGGATACCTACCTCGCTCTGGGTGAAGCCATTTTTGGCGCCGGGCAGGTACGGGTCGTACCCGACCGAGATACCGATTTTTCAGGCCCCTTGGCCGGCTTTCAGGCCGGGCTGGACGTGTGCGCCACCCCATTGATGCTGACCGTGCCTTGCGACAGCCCGTTGTTCCCGCTGGATCTGGCGCAGCGCTTGTTGGCCGCTCTGGTGCAGACCGGTGCCGACCTCGCGGTGGCAGTGGCCCCGGAGACCGGGCGCGATGGCCAGGTCGCCTTGCGCAGCCAGCCGGTGTTTTGTTTGATGCGCACCTCTTTGGCCCCCAGCCTGCACGACTATCTGCACCGCGGTGGTCGCAAGGTAGAGGCCTGGGCCACCAGTGTCCAAGGGGTGCAGGTTTCTTTCGATGCGCCGGGTGACGACCCGCGCGCTTTTGCCAATGCCAATACGCTGGACGAATTGCGCCAGCTCGAATCCTGA
- a CDS encoding FdhF/YdeP family oxidoreductase has translation MSEQKIELYDGPAGGWGALRSVGKALLRQDIPVKGAKTLLSANQPDGFDCPGCAWPDRNHGSTFEFCENGAKAVAAEATARRVTRDFFAQHSVAELALQSDFALEDHGRLTEPMVYDAQTDHYRPISWDDAFGLIAKHLNALPDPNQAAFYTSGRASNEAAFLYQLFVRQYGTNNFPDCSNMCHEPSGTGMRESIGVGKGTVTLDDFTQAEAIFIFGQNPGTNHPRMLGELRQAAKRGARIVSINPMRERGLERFADPQDKLEMATLGDTAISSHYFQLRIGGDFAFVKGMMKALVEWDDAGRQVLDHAFIAEHTTGFDALLQDLRAESWELLEKESGLSVEHMRSAADVYAKAGSTIACWGMGITQHQNSVATIQMIVNLLLMRGNIGRPGAGPCPVRGHSNVQGDRTMGIWEHPPKALLQNLERVFGFTPPQEPGLGTVDTIRAMLDGQVKVFFALGGNFAAATPDTVQTWKALRQCDLTVHVTTKLNRSHIVHGRDALILPCLGRTEMDMQAGGLQGVTVEDSMSMVHISMGINPPAAPDLLSEPAIVARLAAATLGARSQTPWLWLVEDYSRIRDKIADVFVDFADFNTRVSVPGGFRLRNTASERVWITGPGKAVFKTHAVPVDTPLHQARQRKGDAKVFALMTTRSHDQYNTTIYGDDDRYRGVFGQRRVVFANEQDIRDLGMKAGDLIDFVTEWADGDERRAEGFKLVAYNIPRGCVGAYYPETNPLVPLDSVAINAGTPTSKCIPVLMLPHKAAA, from the coding sequence ATGAGCGAACAAAAAATTGAGTTGTACGACGGCCCGGCCGGTGGTTGGGGCGCATTGCGCAGTGTCGGCAAAGCGCTGCTGCGCCAGGACATTCCGGTCAAAGGCGCCAAAACGCTGCTGTCCGCCAACCAGCCGGACGGATTTGACTGCCCCGGCTGCGCCTGGCCGGACCGCAACCATGGCTCGACCTTCGAGTTTTGCGAAAACGGTGCCAAAGCCGTGGCGGCAGAAGCCACCGCACGCCGGGTTACGCGCGACTTTTTTGCGCAGCACAGCGTGGCCGAGTTGGCTTTGCAGAGCGACTTTGCCTTGGAAGACCACGGCCGCTTGACCGAGCCCATGGTCTACGACGCGCAGACCGACCACTACCGCCCTATCAGCTGGGACGACGCCTTCGGCCTGATCGCCAAACACCTCAACGCCTTGCCGGACCCGAACCAGGCCGCGTTCTACACCTCCGGGCGCGCCAGCAACGAGGCGGCGTTTTTGTACCAGTTGTTTGTGCGCCAGTACGGCACCAACAACTTCCCCGACTGCTCCAACATGTGCCACGAGCCCAGCGGCACCGGCATGCGCGAGAGCATTGGCGTAGGCAAGGGCACCGTCACGCTGGACGATTTCACCCAGGCCGAGGCCATCTTTATCTTCGGCCAGAACCCTGGCACCAACCACCCGCGCATGCTGGGCGAGTTGCGCCAGGCCGCCAAGCGCGGCGCGCGCATTGTGAGCATCAACCCGATGCGCGAGCGTGGGCTGGAGCGTTTTGCCGACCCGCAAGACAAGCTGGAAATGGCCACCCTGGGCGACACCGCCATTAGCAGCCATTACTTCCAGTTGCGCATAGGCGGCGACTTTGCCTTCGTCAAAGGCATGATGAAAGCCTTGGTCGAGTGGGATGATGCCGGGCGCCAGGTGTTGGACCATGCCTTCATTGCCGAGCACACCACCGGTTTTGACGCGCTGCTGCAGGATCTGCGCGCTGAATCCTGGGAGCTGCTGGAGAAAGAGTCCGGCCTGAGTGTTGAGCACATGCGCAGTGCGGCGGATGTGTATGCCAAGGCCGGCAGCACCATTGCGTGCTGGGGCATGGGCATTACCCAGCACCAAAATTCGGTGGCCACGATTCAGATGATCGTCAACCTGCTGCTCATGCGCGGCAACATCGGCCGCCCCGGTGCTGGTCCGTGCCCGGTGCGCGGCCACAGCAACGTGCAGGGCGACCGCACCATGGGTATCTGGGAGCACCCGCCCAAAGCGCTGTTGCAAAACCTTGAGCGCGTGTTCGGCTTTACACCTCCGCAGGAACCGGGCCTTGGCACGGTAGATACCATCCGCGCCATGCTGGACGGGCAGGTCAAGGTGTTCTTTGCCCTGGGCGGCAATTTCGCCGCAGCCACGCCCGACACGGTGCAGACTTGGAAGGCGCTGCGCCAGTGCGACCTCACAGTGCATGTCACGACCAAGCTTAACCGCAGCCACATCGTGCACGGGCGGGACGCCCTGATCCTGCCGTGCCTGGGCCGTACAGAAATGGACATGCAAGCCGGCGGCCTGCAGGGCGTGACCGTGGAAGACTCGATGAGCATGGTGCACATTTCCATGGGCATCAACCCGCCTGCAGCCCCCGATTTGTTGTCGGAGCCGGCCATCGTGGCCCGCCTGGCGGCAGCGACCCTGGGTGCACGCAGCCAAACCCCTTGGTTGTGGCTGGTGGAAGACTACAGCCGCATCCGCGACAAGATTGCCGATGTGTTTGTGGACTTCGCCGACTTCAACACCCGCGTGAGCGTGCCCGGCGGCTTCCGCCTGCGCAACACCGCCAGCGAGCGGGTCTGGATCACAGGGCCCGGCAAAGCGGTATTTAAGACTCACGCAGTGCCGGTGGACACCCCCTTGCACCAGGCCCGCCAGCGCAAGGGCGACGCCAAGGTGTTTGCCTTGATGACCACCCGCTCCCACGACCAGTACAACACCACCATTTATGGTGACGACGACCGCTACCGCGGCGTGTTCGGCCAGCGCCGGGTGGTGTTTGCCAACGAGCAAGACATTCGCGACCTCGGCATGAAAGCCGGGGATCTGATTGACTTTGTGACCGAGTGGGCCGATGGCGATGAGCGTCGTGCCGAGGGTTTCAAGCTGGTGGCCTACAACATCCCCCGTGGTTGTGTCGGGGCCTACTACCCCGAAACCAACCCCCTGGTGCCGCTGGACTCGGTGGCCATCAACGCCGGCACACCAACGTCCAAGTGCATTCCGGTGCTGATGCTCCCCCACAAGGCCGCTGCATGA
- a CDS encoding HTH domain-containing protein: MMSELQQTLLLALYREAKPVSLPKLGKQLGLSGSVVMRALATLGDASIAGQPGPGWVRLDMADARWTASLTEAGRIQCAEHDHAA, from the coding sequence ATGATGTCAGAGCTGCAGCAAACCTTGCTGCTGGCGCTGTACCGCGAGGCCAAGCCGGTCTCGCTGCCCAAGCTGGGCAAGCAGCTGGGCTTGAGCGGCAGTGTGGTGATGCGCGCACTGGCCACCTTGGGCGATGCTTCCATTGCCGGCCAGCCCGGGCCGGGCTGGGTCCGGTTGGACATGGCCGATGCCCGCTGGACCGCCAGTCTGACCGAGGCCGGGCGGATTCAATGTGCGGAGCATGACCATGCAGCCTGA
- the fdhD gene encoding formate dehydrogenase accessory sulfurtransferase FdhD: MQPDDLHAPLRSCAVDRWPQDGQTTDVLAAEVPVALEFNGISHAVMLATPQDLEAFALGFALTEGILDSAAQCYGIEVEPVQTDAVQGLAVKLDIAASCFQRLKSQRRSLAGNTGCGLCGVESLAALGPSLQVMPPQPWLAGLTVETLLRASRALPDHQPLNRACGALHAAAWVSPEGELLAVMEDVGRHNALDKLLGQRARDSRLQEPGFVFMTSRASHELIRKCVRMGVGAMAAISAPTDFAVDVAARSGLQLWGLVRGQRAVRYTR; this comes from the coding sequence ATGCAGCCTGACGATTTGCATGCACCGTTGCGAAGCTGTGCCGTAGACCGTTGGCCGCAAGACGGCCAAACTACCGATGTGCTCGCTGCCGAAGTGCCAGTGGCGCTCGAGTTCAATGGCATCTCGCACGCGGTCATGTTGGCTACGCCGCAAGATTTGGAGGCCTTTGCCCTAGGCTTTGCGCTGACCGAGGGCATTCTGGATTCGGCTGCCCAGTGTTACGGCATCGAGGTCGAGCCGGTGCAGACTGACGCAGTGCAAGGGCTGGCCGTCAAATTGGACATTGCGGCCTCGTGTTTTCAGCGACTCAAGTCGCAACGCCGCAGTCTTGCCGGCAACACCGGCTGCGGGCTGTGCGGCGTGGAGAGCCTGGCCGCTTTGGGGCCCTCATTGCAAGTCATGCCACCGCAGCCGTGGCTGGCTGGCTTGACAGTCGAGACCTTGCTGCGCGCCTCCCGCGCGCTGCCCGATCACCAACCGCTGAACCGTGCCTGCGGCGCGCTGCACGCGGCCGCGTGGGTCAGCCCGGAAGGGGAGCTGTTGGCCGTGATGGAAGACGTAGGCCGCCACAACGCGCTCGACAAGCTTTTGGGCCAGCGCGCCCGCGATAGCCGACTGCAGGAGCCCGGTTTTGTGTTCATGACCAGCCGGGCCAGCCATGAGCTGATCCGCAAATGTGTGCGCATGGGTGTGGGCGCCATGGCCGCAATTTCTGCCCCGACTGACTTTGCGGTGGATGTTGCCGCGCGCAGCGGCCTGCAGCTGTGGGGCTTGGTGCGCGGGCAGCGGGCGGTGCGCTACACCCGGTAA